The following is a genomic window from Hemibagrus wyckioides isolate EC202008001 linkage group LG22, SWU_Hwy_1.0, whole genome shotgun sequence.
TTATTTCCAATATTTACAAGGTGTTATTTCATCCAGATGCCatcacaacactgatattacgcctcatttatcaagctgaatGCAAATTCATTAATCTGTAAATCAATCACAGGAGCATTTCCACAAGAAATACTGCGTCCACACAAAAGTCGGGGGAAAATCATTTGCATCCAAATTCAAGACCTGGGTTTGTGTAAATTTGCATAAAAGTCGACTCAGCACTGTGCATCTCAATTGATCGGCTTCAGAAGTTCATAAAAACCTTGAGTTAATTCATATATGGATTATATACGGGCTGTCAAGTATAAATTCggttacacacacaaatgtaatgAAACTTTTATGGCAGTCGTTTTATATTGACTtgaaaaaagcagctcaaaataaatcaatagatTAAGGCgaataagtgtgtgtctgtttcaggCTGAAGCGCTGCAGTGGACGAGCTGCATTACTAGACGTTTTCAGGTGTTATTTCACAGTTTGGATGCCATTTTTGTTCGTTTTCGGCTTGCTTTTAGTGGGATTTTTTTAGAACGTGATTAAATGTAAATCAgccatgtaaaaaaaagttttaactaaaggaaaaatgtaataaatacgGGTTATGTGATCGGTCAATCTATAAAGACAAACGGTTTTAACTTACATTAGTGAGCAGCCCCAGAATAATTTAGCAGATTTTAATAACCGATCTCAGACGCCGGGTCCCGACTGTTTATTTGCACCTGACATCCCCTATATGAGCGTGCATGCTTTCCCCTCGTAACGAAACCCTGGAAATTGTTTGCATTAATTTCGTCAATGACAGAAAAGCTTTCCTAGTAGATCACTTTCCAGTTTGTGGTGTGGCTTTTTAAACCCGAATAATGCTGGAATAATAACTCCTGTCCTGCGGCTCCATCGAGCTGAGTGTTTAGACTACATACCCAGGCTTTGGAAAGGAAGACAGGAAATTTGATGTCCTTCTTCTTCATTAGGACATTTTTTTGGAGTGGACGGTGGCGGCGTAACTCAAGCAGCCCGTCTCGGAAATGACTTCGGCTGCTGTTTCTTTGCTCACCTAAGGCAGTGAATGGAGTCTTTGTCAGGGCATATGGTATTCGAGTTTTCCTCACATAATTACAGACAGGAGGAAAGACATCAATTAGCCTTGATTGCATAACGCCGTCCTTTAAAAGGTTTGGCAAGAGACATGAGGTGGAGAAAGCAACACGGTTTTTGTCTCCGATGTTGTTTTGACTGGCCAGACTGTCTGATCCATGATAAATctatcatagtgtgtgtgtgtgtgtgtgtgtagtcagagCCTGGCCGGAGATGATGGCTTAATACTCATTTTTTAGGGAGCTTTAATCAGCAGCTTGTGGTTGAACTCCACATGCGATctttttctcgctctctctctctctgattgtgGTTAATTGGTGGAGAAATGGACTGAAAGGTCTCAGCTGTGTAGTGCCCAGTTGGGGCGAATGGATTAATTCTGTCTTCCTGTGGAGCTACGCTGTGTTGAACCAATGGCatgacgtttttttttctttccctttctctttacAGTAATATAGAAGAACAGAGGCTCTGGATTGCTGGGGCACCACCTGTGCCACCGTGAAACCTGGATTAGTCGAGTATAACGAACGAATGTGCATGTGCTGCattttattagttaataattacaGGCAGATCCATGATAAACGCTCGTTCCGGTCATTTCCCTTACTTAGCCTCACTTTTTCTTTGTTCCGAAGCTAATAAAAAATCTCAAATCATAAAATCTGCTGTCATGAACACTTTCCCACTTCGGAAAAACCTAAAGATATGACGTTTCCACtgaaagcgctgacactggagactccttccataaatgttatcATAATGACTATATCAGTGATCGTAATATGTTTACATGATTGCTGTATAAATCCCTGTGAATGAggtgttaccatagaaacctgTCCCAAATCAGGAATTCAGGAATTTCTGTATGGAAcggaataaaggaaaaaaaacatcaaatctTTCCTGGttccttctctcctccttgTCTCTACagttattatgtgtgtgtggctgtgctGATCTACTTCCTGCCCCTGTTGGTGATGGGTTGTGCTTATCTAGTAGTGGGGCTGAACCTGTGGGCCAGCGAGATTCCCGGAGATTCTTCAGGTCGCTACCAGGAGCAACTCACCGCTAAACGCAAGGTtcttcctcatacacacacacacacacacacacatagcagaCTAGACAGCGTGACATTACTATCTAAACAGTTCACAGACTAAACaaaattgttttgtgttttttttttttttttaaatgaagcaaCACGatccagacaaaacaaaaataaatgatatgcTTACAGAACAAGAAGGACACTTTAATCACTTTTTTCCCGTTGATCCATATGCCACCTTTTCGCCCCTTCGGCTGAATGCAAAATGAATTTCTGATGTTTCCATTCAGACTCCGATTCAGGGTTTGAATAAAAACAGGATGATGAAAAGTCCGCGCTCGCAAAACACTCAGGTTTGGGAGATAATGAGGGTCAGGAAGGACGACTGtcatgaaatattctatatgaGATTCCTATTAGGCCACCACGGCTCATCATTTCAATCTCAatctcctttacacacacacacacacacacactcacacacacaccacgcttTTTTAAATGCTTTCCTCAGGAGCCCCTGCTCATTTTTCTTACTCATTCATTCTCGACTTTTCTTTGACACGCTCACTTATTCTTTTCAGATATATAGCACCACTTACACTCCTCATTTGCTCTGACTATTGGACTCCCTCTCTGGTTGTGTGTaggtggtgaagatgatgatcgTGGTCGTGTGTACCTTCGCCGTCTGCTGGCTGCCATACCACGTCTACTTTCTCCTTCATCAGTTTTTCCCTTTGCTCTTCGAGAAGCCCTTCATCCAGCAGGTCTACTTGGCCATCATGTGGCTCGCCATGAGCTCCACCATGTACAACCCCATCATCTACTGCTGCCTGAATGACAGGTAACAACACATGCTACCTCTGAAGTGTTAAAAAAAGTCAATTGTGCTTAAAATTATAAGGAAAACACAGCCTACACTGGGAAAATGGTTCGTCACGGGTTCTTTAGATCATTTTGGGTTTGTTTGCTGTCTAGGCAACAGATTTCACAATGTGTTTAACAAGAGACCTTCAATCATCCACGAAGCATAGGCAACAGGTTCTTTACAGTCACTATTATTTaagttattcatttattattgagtTCTTATTTGATTGGCTGCTAATATTGAACCTAAACTTCAGTAACTCAAACCCAAATTAGCTCTAACACCCAGCTATAGATATCATAAATatcataataaacatttatgtcAACATAAATCTAATGATAATTCTAGTGTTCAAGAGGTCTAGTGAATTGGTAAAGGAGTAGAAGAATGCTCCAAATGTAGCCAAACAGTCAGTAGACAATCAATCAACCACTCAATCAATATATAAAGAACAAAATTACTGAAAgttcaaaacagaaataattgaACAGCTAAAGTTTCTGTCCAGTCATTAATCTGTTCATCATTTGTGGTAACTCTAAAAAAGAGGCTTCCACAATTTTGCAAGGTTTGATAATAATCTGAATGAACAATAATCATGAAGTTGTACAGAGGAAACAACTTGCAAACATTCTGGGACATGATTAtttctaacatttatttacaagaaAGAGACACAAACCAAGCTTAAGGCTGGTCACTTGTTGGTCACTGTTTTGTTTAATGTTGACACTAGAAGTCACACCCAGTATGTGTAAAGATAAGCTTAAATCTTCACACTGCAAGTATGTGTTCATTATGTGGCATACAGTATATATCTAGGGAATATAGGACCCTGGAGAAACACATTCCCATGAGTTCCTCCATAATATGCAAGCAATTAATGAATTAAGTGGACAAAATTTGCTAGTGTGTAAGATGATCAGAGGTTAAAGCTATGATTATTTCtcaaagcagagagagagagcagtgtcaAGCGGTGTGGATATGTGTCTCATAAACACTTCTCCCAAACTCATTAGGATTTTTTTGCTCGTCGGTTGTGTAATAAAAGCTTCGATGCAGTGTGCATGCTGAAGAGGAGCACAAGAAAGAACAGGCTCAACAGTGGAGATGACGAATGCTTCTGAAACCTATCTGAGCTCTCTCGCTCTCGTTCTCCTCTTTCGCTCTCTCGACTCTTTGTGAAGGGTTTAAACATTCATACTcatcaagctgcattttttctgCACAATCGAACACTCTGTGTGCCTCTCTGTCACACTTTTGTCCTCACCTCCACAATCCACCAGGCATATCTATCTCCACAGACCTtattctgggtgtgtgtgtgtgtgtgtttggcagaTTCCGTGCTGGCTTCAAGCAGGCGTTCCGCTGGTGCCCATGCATTCATGCTGACTCCTACGAAGGTCTGGAGCTCAAGTCCACACGCTACCTGCAGACGCAAACCAGTGTGTACAAGACGAGCCGGGCGGAGCCAACGGTCCTGGTGGTCAACAGTCCGTCGCTAGAGCTGGCGTCCAACGGCTCATCATCTCGTAGCATGTCCAAGACAGTGTCCGAGACATCCAGCTTCTACTGCGGCAATAACCTGCCTGCTTAGATCAGCAAAGGAATGTGATGAAGAACTGgtgtaataatacaaaaaaaccaCGGTGGATCTTTTTACCTCGTCATCTACGTCTGATTTTCTGTATAATCATTGTGACAGACAATTCTGAGCGGTCATGGTGGGTGTAGACAACTATTCTCCATTTTGTCCGGGAGGACAACGTGTGGATtgtgcagaagaaaaaaaaacagaagtgttCTTGCTTCCAGTGTTGACAGATCCATAATGAATGAATCATATCAGTTTTATTTATCACTCACAGTGGGCACGCCTTATAAGGACCGTGCCAAAGAATTCAAAGTTCATTACAGATGATGCCCTTCATCTGGTCTTATCAGCAGCTCAGAGGGTAAACCGCCTCACTACTTAGATGGGATGCTGAAATCTGACCATTGTTAAACTGCCGCTGATGAGGTTATGATCAAAAAGCCTTGAGCCACCTGCCagctgaataaatgtaaataatatctcTGTTTAATCGGTATCTCTAGGTAGTATTGGTGTAGATGGCAAAGAAACATGTTGAAGCTAAATGTGTTAAACAGTTGACTTTTGGAGAGACGATCCCCCCCCCGCCCCCCAGCCACATATTATAATCTCTGTAACAGACCACTTTATGGAaatgttttgtgtctgtgtaagtgccTCATAACTGCTTTCACAGTGTCTATCATCTGGTGTAAGTAGACTATTCtctttattttgttcttttttctatTCTTCTGGCCACCTTTTTATCAAAGTTCAGCTTTGAAATGACTGACCACATGAGTCCCTTGAGGGACGTGACCGGAGACCTTGATGGAATGAGGACAGCGTCAGCGAGGCTTTGCAGACGGATATGGTCTGGAGTACAAGAGGCTACAGTGTATTACCGTTTACATTTTACTAGCATGTAATATTGCGCATTATGTATCGTATACAAggcatacaaacatatacaacCTCTCCTGTCTGTGtatacacctgtgtgtgtgtgaatgtgtttctcttttttttttctttttttttggaccaGGGTTTTGGGAGTCTCGATCTCTGGATCAGCTCAGTTTAAAATGCACACAAAGTACATTTCTGTCCAAATAATTAAGCACATTTCCAAACAGACTATATACAATCCATGACCAGCAGGCTAAGCACCTTGGAGAAAAATGGCTTCTGGCACGGTACGGCATCGTGCACTGCCATACGAGGGATGAATCCCTGCCAGTCACTTCATGCGTAGATGAAAAAGCCCCAAATATAGTATCTAAACTGCCTCTTGGCACGGACATAATGCAGAACAGAAAAAGGAAGAATATTCCTGTTCCCGGAAATCTAAATTAGTGATGACGGCCAGGGTTCCACTGCCAAAATACAATCATGGGTTTGTCCGGTTCAGAAACGCTGGTAGCTGTGACCCCGTGTTGCCTTggctttgttttaatttttgtaaATTTATCACTTCATTGTGGGATAAATTGTAATGGGAACGGTTGTTTGTTTCTATCTGTGTACCTCTGTTGATCGCCATTGCCCTCCCCCTTCCAACCGCTTGCATGTTCTCGGCTTAAGCGGTCACGCACAAAATTAACTCTGGAGTCAGGCCCTGGAGTTTTAATTTTAGCCTCCCATCAACACATGGTGCACAAATCTGACAGAAGAGGCGGAGGAATGGAAAGgatttgctgctgctgttgtggGGTGGCAATGACAGACAAAAACCCTCGAGGAGGACCGCTAGGTTAGGAGGAGGGGTAGCACACCTGTTGTTTGAGATTACGGAGCGTGGTATGTGACAGTCGTATCAGTTTTCTAGACAGGAGGAGGACATGGCGTTCAGGGTGTTCTGGCACTCTGAATGGTGCGCAGGCAGATTTTACGAGTGATCGTAGAGGTGTGGAGAAGTTGTGCTGGAGTCCTGGGAGATTTCTGCTTTGCTTTGCTCCAGACATTCTGATCCTCCTCTAAAGATTAGTCTTGGGTTGGAGCTGGAAAATAGTAACGATGTGGTGGCTGCAGAAACTGAGTCACTAGCAGAGAAATAAGAATCTTAAGATATTAGGAGGAAGGTGAAGCTCCTGCTATGGTCTTAATCCCTAGTAATGGGATAGTTTTGTGGAGGTTCACAACATACactatcatggcacctgttagtgggtgggatatattagacagccagtgaacattttgtcctcaaagttgatgtgttagaagcatggataagcgtaaggatttgagcgagtttgacgaagggccaaattgtgatggctagaccactggatcagagcgtctccaaaactgcagctcttgtggggtgtttccggtctgcagtggtcagtatctatcaaagtattctttaaatcctgtaagtcctttaagttctgtaagtatCCCTTAAGTCCTgaaagttgtgaggtgggacccatggaggcctcaccttgTAACTTACAGGACATAATGGATCTGCTGTTAGCATCTTGGtgacagataccacagcacaccttcagggatctagcagAGTCCatgccaacacaatattagacaggtggtcataatgttatgcctgatggttAAATAATTCCAAGTCGATTTCAGTTTAAGGGAGGTGAATAATcaaggtgtttgtgttttgagtTTTTACTGCATATGGATTTTTGACGTTTGAATGTATTTCCTCTAAAGCTGTGAGCTTGTTGGGTCTATAGGGAGCAGTAACAGGTCTCCATTTGGTGTTATGGTAATGGACTTGATTTGTCCTTGTACTAGAGTGGACAACATATGGGTCTTCATGAGTCTGTAAACAGTTTTTGTTAAGGGATGCCTGATCAAGTTTTGCCGTTTTCCCATGATTCTCTTTACAGCTTGTTGAGATCATATAGACAACAGCACAACTTCTGCAGACTCTCATCTGCCCTTGATGTTCTGTCCTTTAATCTTCAGAAGCCACTGTTTATACCTGCTatgatgtaagtgataacagcaTCTAACTTGTTTCTGAGACTTTAAATAGAACTTTAAATGATATAACAAGTACTTCGTAGAATAAAATACCTTGGGGTGTTCTATTATAGGAAGGTAATCAAGATCAGACTATTAACGTCCGTGACTGTATCACATCTTAGCAAATATGATGTCATAGTATTGCATCACCTATTAGCTAGCTTGTGTTTATCAGACCATAATAAACATTTCCCCGTAGCTACAATCTTGTTAAGTTATTAACATAACTTAATCATATCTTCTCCTCATAATAAAAGATATCGACATTTCCATTGAAGTACAAATGAACTTCTCATAATAAAACATATCGACGTTTCCATTGAAGTACAAATGAACGTAAACCCCCTTGCAGATATTCCAGATTTAGGTGAGGATGCAGCAAAGCTCCTCACTGCCTTTTCAGAATACTGACTAGCTGTAGCAGGCTGCGTGTAGAGTCTCTTTTAGTATCTGCTCGATGGGACATAAAACCCTCATCATGCCTCATGTGTCTCAACACGGCAGAGCAACAACACCTGCTGAGAGAAGTGGACGTGCTGTAAAAAGCCTCTGCTGACTGAGAACTGCGTGTTGCCTGTCCATCATCTCACCGACATGCCGGCGTTCGTCGTTTCAGCGAAGAAAAGTCTCCTAGGTTTCTATCAATTGGGAGtgtatccaaaaaaaaaatgaagccttccaaatatgaaaaaaaaatcccaaatgaGAAGCAGTCACGTGTTTTTTTGGCAATTGACTTTGTTTGTTAAGCAAACTGCATTAAACAACTTCCATTAACACGTAGTAATTTCTTTTCTGGTATTTTTCCATCTCCACATTTTCAGGCCACCTGCTACAATTGTGTCTCTCCAAAATTAGTCAGCCTTTCCCTGCACCCTCATGACGACCACATTGTTCTTAGTGGTAGTGCGAAGAAATAATCACCAGCTTCGGGTTTAATATGAAACCTCTCAAACCCCTCAGGATTCGAATGCAAACCTGACAGACTTTTCTTGCCATGTGGAAATCATTAAGATGAATATGGAGGgttgggatatatatatatatatatatatatatatatatatatacggctGGTTTTCAGGGTCCGGTGCTATtgagagaaggaaaaagtgCCTCTTTGTTTTTGATATTGTTTTGATTATTCAATCAGCTGTTGAAAGTGTGAAATCGCTGTGCTTGGATATCTCAGTGTGGATGATATCGACTGAAAAACTGCAGAGCTGTTAAAGCAGTTAAAGCCTCCGAGATTTTATGCCGCTTAGTTCCACAGGAAAGCGACTATCGATTCCCACACACCGTTGGCTCTCGGAGATATCATTGTTTCGAGACGATCCTCTTCTGATGATCtgacagcatgttttttttttctttttttttttttgctttgacctgaataaaaacagcaaagagCCTTAAACCTAAGCTGTAGCATGAGTAGGATTGAAATGGGATTAGTCctcttaatataataatatggtTTCTCTTTAGCTGTTTAATCAGGATATGGACTCATTTACACTGAAGCAGGTTCTAGTGTTTTCCCTGCCTGGTCATGTGATAAGGAAGCGCTTGCTGCTGGGTGGCGTATTTTGTAAATTGGAAATGGCCACATTTGGAGAAAATgggattaaaaaatgtaaattagacatctttctttctttctttctttctttctttctttctttctttctttctttctttctttctttattctttattcatttgCCTTCATGTTTATTCTGTTAAAAGGCTTCTAGAAGAGTTTTAGGTGGATATgcttactcttttttttttcctcccatctAGCTATTTGCAGGGGTTATGCGTTTGGATCTGGATTTAATAAAGTTATTCACAAAGCCGACGGCTATCTAAGAGACTGTCTTCCCCTGGTACGAGAGATGGAAAGCTGTGTGTTACTCACGAGACGTCCCACTGTTTAATAATAACCCAAATGATCCGGGTTGTTGGGGTGGTTGGAGGGGGGGTTACTATAGGCGCAGACAACAACATGAAGAGATGTTTCAAggattttttgtcttttttttgtttttctttatcttttctcGCTAGTGACCAAATTGCTTTGTGTGACATATAACAGTGTTTACACAGAAAGTCCCTTCCAGCCTCAGACAGACCTTTAATGAaatctcagcacacacacagtctctctctctctctctctctctctctctctctctcgatctctctgCATCTCGCCGTTACGGATCAGGATGTAAAGCTCATATTCTTTCCACTGTGGCTCCTCGGCTGCTCTCACACAGGATCTGAAGTGGTGTTTGAAGATGAGAGGAGAAGTTTGAACGTGAAGGGTGATCCaacttttttgtgtgtctgaaGTAGAGAAACTAAAATACATGAGGATATTATAGTATGCAAGATtgtagagaatgtgtgtgtgtgtatgtggggctCTACAAGAGCCTGGGTGGATGCTCTCATcagctccatctctctccaATCAGAGTAATTACCCAAGAGAGGAGAGCGCAGCGGACAGAACAACAGCTGTGCTATCCGTGTGcacaataccacacacacacacacacattcttcacatCTCTATCCTAAAATATGATAGGGCAGCCTTATTTCAcgcttcactgtgtgtgttcacgcagtgtgtgattttttattttttttattattaagcttAGAAGAATCACACAATACCCACGAGTCCTCCTTTTGTTGGAAGCTTCTATTATGTTCGTATTCTCTCGTGTTTATGAAGCAGCGTGTGCTATCAGCAGGACAGCCCctgtgtgattttttatttatttaattatttttgtattaggTGCACACCTGTGTGCGGGATTATAGGATGAacatgtgtgtaatagtgccctGTTGTGTCTGGAGAGTGTAGCTGGTGGTCAGGACTGAGCTTTGATGCTGTGCCAGTGCATGGGGTTGATCCTCTCACTGATGGAGCTGATCTGAGATCAGATGACACCTGAACAGAAGCTCAGGATAAACTGTGAATATGGAGGGCTGTATGACGATAAATCATTCAAATTCAGATTAATTTCTCAGCAACTTTGTTATTTTAGTTGAGTGACAGAACTGGTATGATGTGGCTCTTCCTCTAGCCCTGTTATTCACACTCTGTTCACATTACTGACATTTTCTTCATTCTACACAAATTAGTCTTGATACCCTAAAGAGTCGAATCCAAATGAATCCAAACAAATCCTCAgaatctataaatatatatatttggaaaTTTTAGTCTATTAGGAGGCGGAGTTTAAATGCTTAATGacaccagaaaaaaaaagattgtgaTTGTCCCAGATGGCTATCCATAATAACGTCCAAACTGGTTCATTTTTATaggtaacttttttttttttttcacatgtagcTTCAGCGCAAAATAAAACCAGACATCAACATCTTGATGCTCAGCTAATTGCTGAAATGAGTTTTCATGCCAAATCGTTCTTTTACCATCTGATTCACGTACAAGTGCGTATTTGTTGGTATTATCTTTCATCTGCACAGCTACGTCTGTAAAATCTTGCTTATGTATTAATGCaattatt
Proteins encoded in this region:
- the tacr1a gene encoding tachykinin receptor 1a isoform X2; translation: MDPLFTYTDSPGNWTAENNGTDPVDWNQFTQPAWRITLWALAYSFIVLVAVVGNVTVIWIIVAHKRMRTVTNYFLVNLAFAEASMSAFNTVVNFVYAAHNEWYFGLGYCRFHNFFPIAAVFASICSMTAIAVDSYYVCVAVLIYFLPLLVMGCAYLVVGLNLWASEIPGDSSGRYQEQLTAKRKVVKMMIVVVCTFAVCWLPYHVYFLLHQFFPLLFEKPFIQQVYLAIMWLAMSSTMYNPIIYCCLNDRFRAGFKQAFRWCPCIHADSYEGLELKSTRYLQTQTSVYKTSRAEPTVLVVNSPSLELASNGSSSRSMSKTVSETSSFYCGNNLPA
- the tacr1a gene encoding tachykinin receptor 1a isoform X1 encodes the protein MDPLFTYTDSPGNWTAENNGTDPVDWNQFTQPAWRITLWALAYSFIVLVAVVGNVTVIWIIVAHKRMRTVTNYFLVNLAFAEASMSAFNTVVNFVYAAHNEWYFGLGYCRFHNFFPIAAVFASICSMTAIAVDRYMAIIHPLKQRLSSTQTKVIIGVIWVLAFLLAFPQYYYSDVDQVPGRIVCYIDWPEYTVMDFKKVYYVCVAVLIYFLPLLVMGCAYLVVGLNLWASEIPGDSSGRYQEQLTAKRKVVKMMIVVVCTFAVCWLPYHVYFLLHQFFPLLFEKPFIQQVYLAIMWLAMSSTMYNPIIYCCLNDRFRAGFKQAFRWCPCIHADSYEGLELKSTRYLQTQTSVYKTSRAEPTVLVVNSPSLELASNGSSSRSMSKTVSETSSFYCGNNLPA